One segment of Thermoanaerobacter kivui DNA contains the following:
- a CDS encoding ExeA family protein, which produces MFTQYFGMKFNPFSKEISVNDLYISEDIAELNARLKYLQETRGIGLIVGEAGSGKSTALRKYVESLNRSSYKPCYFALSTLTVREFYQALAMILGETPSYKKVTLFHQIQRAITELYYSQKITPVIILDEIQLVSNDVLEDLRIIFNFNMDSQNPYILILSGQPHIRNKLALNVNSALRQRITVKYMMQGLKKEEIQDYIKTRMKIAGMMDDIFTPSAYEAIYSLTKGLPRIINNLVTASLLYAYSKRLREIDEEVIYQAQNEISL; this is translated from the coding sequence GTGTTTACCCAATATTTTGGAATGAAATTTAATCCATTTTCTAAAGAGATAAGTGTAAACGACCTTTACATAAGTGAAGACATTGCTGAATTAAATGCCAGGCTAAAATATTTGCAAGAAACAAGGGGTATAGGACTTATCGTTGGGGAGGCCGGTTCAGGCAAATCTACCGCATTAAGAAAATATGTTGAAAGCCTTAACCGTTCTTCGTATAAGCCGTGTTATTTTGCTCTGTCTACGCTCACAGTGAGAGAATTCTATCAAGCATTGGCTATGATTTTAGGCGAAACACCCTCATACAAAAAAGTAACGCTCTTTCACCAGATACAAAGAGCGATAACAGAACTTTACTATAGCCAGAAGATAACTCCTGTCATAATATTAGATGAAATACAACTGGTTTCTAATGATGTTCTCGAAGATTTGAGAATAATATTTAACTTTAATATGGATTCTCAAAACCCGTATATACTGATACTTTCGGGGCAACCACACATAAGAAACAAATTAGCTCTCAATGTAAACAGTGCACTAAGGCAAAGAATTACCGTAAAGTATATGATGCAAGGGCTAAAAAAAGAAGAAATTCAAGATTATATAAAAACAAGAATGAAAATAGCCGGAATGATGGATGATATATTTACACCATCAGCATATGAAGCAATATATTCTCTAACAAAAGGGCTGCCAAGGATAATAAATAACCTGGTAACAGCTTCTTTACTCTATGCGTATTCTAAAAGGCTAAGAGAAATAGATGAAGAAGTAATATACCAGGCACAAAATGAAATAAGTTTATGA
- the hcp gene encoding hydroxylamine reductase has translation MKMFCYQCQEALKNTGCTTVGVCGKTADVANLQDLLIFTLKGISFLNLKAREVGVNKEKSDRFLIEGLFSTITNVNFDRNFFLRRIKEAVALREEIKEDLRKAGVKVDEYESIDAISWTYGTDADIEAISQEVGVLSTEDEDIRSLRELITYGVKGMAAYAYHAYQLGYKDDNIFRFMEKLLAKVLDDSLTVDDYVALAMETGKYGVDTMALLDKANTSTYGHPEIKKVNIGVRNNPGILVSGHDLKDLEQLLEQTAGTGVDVYTHGEMLPAHYYPAFKKYPHFVGNYGNAWWQQDKEFELFNGPILMTTNCLIPPKDSYKDRVYTTGVVGFEGVKHIPEGPDGKKDFSEIIEHAKRCKPPVEIERGEIIGGFAHNQVLQLADKIVETVKTGAIKRFFVMAGCDGRMKSRTYYTEFAKALPKDTVILTAGCAKYRYNKLNLGDINGIPRVLDAGQCNDSYSLAVIAMKLKEVFGLNDINELPISYNIAWYEQKAVIVLLALLYLGVKNIHLGPTLPAFLSPNVTKLLVEKFGIGGITNVEDDLKMFLGV, from the coding sequence ATGAAGATGTTTTGTTATCAATGTCAGGAGGCATTGAAGAATACAGGATGTACGACAGTGGGAGTGTGTGGCAAAACAGCAGATGTAGCAAACCTTCAGGATTTGCTCATTTTTACCCTGAAGGGGATATCTTTTTTAAACTTAAAGGCAAGAGAAGTCGGAGTAAATAAGGAAAAATCAGATCGCTTTCTAATCGAAGGCCTTTTTTCTACAATTACAAATGTAAATTTTGATAGAAATTTCTTTTTGAGAAGAATAAAAGAAGCGGTCGCATTAAGAGAAGAGATTAAGGAAGACCTGAGAAAAGCAGGTGTAAAAGTAGATGAATATGAAAGTATAGATGCCATTTCCTGGACTTATGGCACGGATGCAGACATAGAGGCGATTTCACAGGAAGTAGGGGTGTTGTCTACAGAAGATGAAGATATAAGGTCTCTGAGGGAGTTAATAACCTATGGCGTAAAAGGTATGGCAGCTTACGCATACCATGCATATCAGCTGGGATATAAAGATGACAATATATTTAGGTTCATGGAAAAGCTTTTAGCTAAGGTTCTGGATGACAGCTTGACAGTGGATGACTATGTGGCTTTGGCAATGGAGACAGGAAAATACGGTGTAGATACAATGGCACTTCTTGACAAAGCCAATACTTCTACCTACGGTCATCCTGAGATAAAAAAGGTCAATATTGGAGTGAGAAATAATCCAGGAATATTGGTAAGCGGTCACGATTTAAAGGACTTAGAACAGCTTCTTGAGCAAACTGCTGGCACAGGTGTAGATGTATATACTCATGGAGAGATGTTACCAGCTCACTATTATCCTGCTTTTAAGAAATATCCTCACTTTGTAGGCAATTATGGCAATGCGTGGTGGCAGCAGGACAAAGAATTTGAACTATTTAACGGACCGATTTTAATGACTACAAACTGTCTCATTCCACCCAAAGACTCTTATAAAGACAGGGTCTACACTACAGGAGTTGTAGGTTTTGAGGGAGTAAAACATATTCCTGAAGGCCCTGATGGAAAGAAAGACTTTTCAGAAATTATTGAACACGCGAAAAGATGCAAACCTCCTGTAGAAATTGAAAGAGGAGAGATAATTGGTGGTTTTGCTCACAACCAGGTTTTGCAGTTAGCAGATAAAATAGTAGAAACAGTAAAGACAGGAGCAATAAAGAGATTCTTTGTAATGGCAGGCTGCGACGGGAGAATGAAAAGTAGAACCTATTATACTGAGTTTGCCAAAGCTCTTCCAAAGGACACGGTGATTCTAACCGCAGGATGTGCAAAATACAGATACAACAAGCTAAATCTTGGAGACATAAATGGCATTCCAAGAGTGTTAGATGCCGGACAGTGCAATGACTCATATTCTCTTGCTGTAATAGCAATGAAGCTTAAAGAAGTATTCGGATTAAACGACATAAACGAACTTCCTATATCATATAACATTGCATGGTATGAACAAAAAGCTGTAATAGTACTTCTGGCACTACTTTACCTTGGAGTAAAAAATATTCACTTAGGACCAACACTACCAGCTTTCTTGTCGCCAAATGTGACAAAATTACTAGTCGAAAAATTTGGCATTGGCGGAATAACAAACGTAGAAGACGACCTAAAAATGTTCTTAGGAGTATAA
- a CDS encoding Crp/Fnr family transcriptional regulator, with product MDEPVRELKYLRKISYFSELEEQQLKKLYNITTLKPIKKGCIIFTEGQKGEAIYFVKTGKVKISKISSVGREYTIKIMEEGDVFGESTLFIGGEYPATAEAIEDSEILELKNKDIEDLILKDTQIALSIIKMLAKRLKYIAVVIENLALRDSVGRTASILLTFARERGTPIKEGILVEIDLKRQELANLAGTSRENITRILSQMDRDGIIKLGKDKILIKDLEELRKML from the coding sequence GTGGATGAGCCCGTGAGAGAACTTAAATATCTCAGAAAAATCTCCTATTTTAGCGAATTAGAAGAGCAGCAGCTTAAAAAACTGTATAATATTACAACATTAAAGCCTATCAAAAAGGGATGTATTATCTTTACAGAAGGTCAAAAAGGAGAAGCTATATATTTTGTAAAGACAGGCAAAGTAAAAATATCCAAAATTTCTTCTGTTGGGAGAGAATATACTATAAAGATAATGGAAGAAGGGGATGTCTTCGGAGAATCTACCTTATTTATAGGAGGCGAATATCCGGCTACTGCTGAAGCAATAGAAGACAGTGAAATTCTGGAACTAAAAAATAAAGACATAGAAGACCTAATTTTAAAAGATACCCAAATAGCCCTTAGCATAATAAAAATGTTGGCAAAAAGGTTAAAATACATAGCTGTTGTCATAGAGAACTTAGCCTTGAGAGATTCTGTAGGAAGAACAGCTTCTATTTTACTTACTTTTGCGAGAGAAAGGGGTACCCCTATAAAAGAAGGAATTTTGGTAGAAATAGACCTAAAAAGACAGGAACTGGCCAATTTAGCCGGAACTTCTCGAGAAAATATCACAAGGATTTTAAGTCAAATGGATAGAGATGGAATAATAAAGCTTGGCAAAGACAAAATATTGATAAAAGATTTAGAAGAACTCAGAAAAATGCTCTGA
- the dnaB gene encoding replicative DNA helicase, which produces MEWSKIPPQNIEAEQSVLGSMLLSRNAIIDVSEIIKADDFYKESHKKLFEVMMNMFEKDIPVDLVTVVDELRKRNMLEAVGGIDYIASLSSNVITTANVSYYAKLIKEKATLRRLIEASSEIMELSYQGDDVESVLDIAEQKIFDIAQGRNTTNFSPIKDVLMNTFYKIEELYKNKGQLTGIPSGFPDLDLKTAGFQPSDFILVAARPSMGKTSFALNIAQNAALSTGLPVAIFSLEMSKEQLVSRLICSTANIDSQKLKTGNLDEDDWMKLAAAMTPLSKAPIYIDDTPGISVMDIRAKCRRLKLEKGLGLVMIDYLQLMQGRGKAENRQQEISEISRSLKSLARELNVPVITLSQLSRAPETRSDHRPILSDLRESGAIEQDADIVMFLYRDDYYHKDSEKKNIAEVIIAKHRNGPTGVVELLWLAQYTKFVSLDKYRMEEG; this is translated from the coding sequence ATGGAGTGGAGCAAAATCCCTCCACAAAACATAGAGGCTGAACAATCCGTCCTGGGGTCAATGCTTTTATCTCGAAATGCCATAATAGATGTGTCTGAAATAATAAAAGCTGATGACTTTTATAAAGAATCCCACAAAAAATTATTCGAAGTAATGATGAACATGTTTGAAAAAGACATCCCCGTTGACCTTGTGACAGTTGTTGATGAACTCAGAAAGCGCAACATGCTGGAAGCCGTTGGCGGAATCGATTATATAGCAAGTTTATCTTCCAATGTTATTACCACTGCTAACGTATCTTACTACGCAAAGCTTATAAAAGAAAAAGCCACATTGAGAAGGCTCATTGAAGCCTCTTCAGAGATTATGGAGTTAAGTTATCAAGGAGATGACGTCGAAAGTGTCCTTGACATAGCAGAACAAAAAATATTTGACATAGCTCAGGGGAGAAACACTACTAATTTTTCTCCTATAAAAGACGTATTGATGAATACCTTTTACAAAATAGAAGAACTTTACAAAAACAAAGGGCAGCTTACAGGAATTCCTTCAGGATTTCCTGACCTTGATTTAAAAACCGCAGGATTTCAGCCCTCCGACTTTATATTAGTCGCAGCAAGGCCTTCAATGGGAAAAACTTCTTTTGCACTAAATATTGCACAAAATGCAGCTCTCTCAACCGGCCTTCCCGTTGCTATATTCAGCTTGGAAATGTCAAAAGAGCAGCTGGTAAGCAGGCTTATTTGTTCGACGGCAAATATAGACAGCCAAAAACTTAAAACAGGAAACCTTGACGAAGATGACTGGATGAAACTGGCGGCCGCCATGACTCCTCTTTCCAAAGCCCCTATTTACATTGACGACACCCCTGGAATTAGCGTAATGGACATAAGAGCAAAATGCCGGCGCCTTAAACTGGAAAAGGGATTGGGTTTGGTTATGATAGATTACTTGCAACTTATGCAAGGAAGAGGAAAGGCAGAAAACAGGCAGCAGGAAATTTCAGAAATATCAAGGTCTTTAAAAAGTTTAGCAAGAGAACTCAATGTTCCAGTAATCACTTTATCACAGCTTTCACGCGCACCTGAGACAAGGTCAGACCACAGGCCTATTTTGAGCGATTTGAGAGAATCTGGAGCAATAGAGCAGGACGCTGACATAGTAATGTTTTTGTACAGAGATGATTACTATCACAAAGATTCTGAAAAGAAAAACATAGCGGAAGTTATAATTGCAAAGCACAGGAATGGCCCCACAGGAGTAGTAGAACTCCTATGGCTTGCACAGTATACAAAATTTGTAAGTCTTGACAAGTACAGAATGGAAGAAGGATAA
- the rplI gene encoding 50S ribosomal protein L9 yields MKVILVKDVKNVGKAGEIVNVSDGYGRNYLLPRGLAIEATDSNMKALNERKKAEEKKMQQELEKAKEMAQKLSGISLVLKVKAGENGKLFGSITSKNVQEALKEKGFDIDKKKIAFNETVKTTGTYYADIKLFQGITAKVRVDVVAE; encoded by the coding sequence ATGAAAGTTATATTAGTAAAAGACGTTAAAAATGTAGGAAAAGCAGGAGAAATTGTAAATGTCAGCGATGGATATGGCAGAAATTATCTCCTTCCAAGAGGACTTGCCATAGAGGCTACGGACTCTAACATGAAGGCTCTCAATGAAAGAAAAAAAGCGGAAGAGAAAAAAATGCAGCAGGAGCTGGAGAAGGCAAAAGAAATGGCACAAAAGCTTTCGGGTATCAGCCTGGTTTTAAAAGTCAAGGCTGGAGAAAATGGCAAACTCTTTGGTTCTATAACCTCAAAAAACGTACAGGAGGCCTTAAAAGAAAAAGGTTTTGACATCGATAAAAAGAAAATAGCTTTTAACGAAACTGTAAAAACGACAGGGACATATTATGCAGACATAAAACTTTTTCAGGGAATTACTGCAAAAGTAAGAGTAGATGTGGTGGCAGAGTAA
- a CDS encoding DHH family phosphoesterase: MDKKFYRIISSVSVINILLSVILIAFMFYYNKIIASISLIILLYVLLSEYFGIKKKQLELDRYLENLFFNVDKASKSVLAKMPIPAVVLNSKGEILWYNSSYAQAFNENEEIKKLIKRYLSSKIDDRKNQIEFNGKYYSVLKIDSQLKRKKGEDLSCTLLFLDNTEYIQLKKSLVYDRPVVGHIIIDNYEEAMMAIEDIKKAVISSEIEKKLSEWASSIKAFMKKYDDDKYLIIFKEEGLKNLEENKFEILDKVREIGEDIKIPLTLSIGIGADAGDFLALNEYASSALDLALGRGGDQAVIKRGDKISFYGGRTQAVEKRTKVKARVIAHAIRELIKESSTIFIMGHNFMDFDSLGAAIGMYRACMSLDKKAYIILDKSNVAIDELVKKIQSTKGYEDLFIKSSEVKNMVDQNSLLIVVDTHRPSYLTYPEIVDIVDRIVVIDHHRRGKEFIDKALLVYLEPYASSACELVTEILQYIADKIDLKTVEAEALMAGIAVDTKNFTFRTGSRTFEAASFLRRKGADTTSVKQLFQNDLASYVIKSSIVKSAEILDNGIAIAISPANANNLIIAQAADELLTIKGVQASFVLLKREEDVAISGRSLGDINVQVILEKLGGGGHLTVAGAQVKKPIEEVLQDLKNAIKEYFEEEGEDK, translated from the coding sequence GTGGATAAGAAGTTTTACAGGATAATTTCTTCTGTCAGTGTGATAAATATTTTGCTGTCAGTTATATTAATAGCTTTTATGTTTTATTACAACAAGATAATTGCTTCCATTTCCTTAATTATTCTTCTTTATGTCCTTTTAAGTGAGTACTTTGGCATAAAGAAAAAACAGTTGGAGCTGGATAGATACCTGGAAAACCTATTTTTCAATGTAGATAAGGCATCGAAAAGTGTTTTGGCAAAAATGCCAATTCCAGCAGTTGTTTTAAACAGCAAGGGGGAAATACTGTGGTACAATTCCAGCTACGCTCAAGCTTTTAATGAAAATGAAGAAATAAAAAAACTGATAAAGAGATATCTCAGTAGTAAAATTGATGACAGAAAGAACCAAATAGAATTTAATGGCAAATACTATTCAGTGTTAAAAATAGATTCACAACTCAAAAGAAAAAAAGGTGAAGATTTAAGTTGCACTCTTTTATTCCTTGACAATACTGAATACATTCAGCTTAAAAAATCTTTGGTTTACGATAGACCTGTGGTAGGGCACATAATAATTGACAACTACGAAGAAGCAATGATGGCAATAGAAGACATAAAAAAAGCGGTCATTTCTTCAGAAATAGAGAAAAAACTTTCAGAATGGGCTTCTTCAATAAAGGCTTTTATGAAAAAATACGATGACGACAAATACCTTATCATATTTAAAGAAGAGGGTTTAAAAAATCTGGAAGAAAACAAATTTGAAATATTAGATAAAGTGAGAGAAATTGGAGAGGACATCAAAATCCCGTTGACCTTAAGCATAGGTATTGGCGCAGATGCCGGTGACTTTTTAGCCTTAAATGAATACGCCTCTAGCGCTTTAGATTTAGCATTAGGGCGAGGCGGAGACCAAGCGGTAATAAAAAGAGGAGATAAAATTTCTTTTTATGGAGGAAGGACACAAGCTGTCGAAAAGAGGACAAAAGTAAAGGCGAGAGTAATTGCCCACGCTATAAGAGAGCTCATAAAAGAATCCTCTACGATTTTCATAATGGGACACAACTTCATGGACTTTGATTCATTAGGTGCTGCAATTGGCATGTACAGAGCCTGTATGTCTCTTGACAAAAAAGCCTATATAATTTTAGACAAATCTAATGTAGCGATAGATGAGCTGGTAAAGAAGATACAAAGTACAAAAGGCTATGAAGATTTATTTATAAAAAGCAGCGAAGTTAAAAACATGGTGGACCAAAACAGCCTGTTAATAGTAGTTGATACCCATAGACCCAGCTACCTTACCTATCCCGAAATTGTCGACATTGTGGACAGGATAGTTGTTATAGACCATCATAGAAGAGGAAAAGAATTTATCGACAAAGCATTGCTTGTTTACTTGGAGCCTTATGCTTCTTCTGCATGTGAATTGGTCACAGAAATTTTACAGTACATAGCGGACAAAATTGACTTAAAGACTGTAGAAGCAGAAGCACTCATGGCAGGAATAGCGGTGGATACAAAAAATTTCACTTTTAGGACAGGCTCAAGGACTTTTGAAGCGGCCTCTTTTTTGAGGAGAAAGGGCGCAGATACAACATCTGTCAAGCAGCTTTTCCAAAACGACTTAGCTTCTTACGTCATAAAGTCTTCAATAGTGAAAAGCGCTGAAATATTGGATAACGGCATTGCAATAGCAATAAGCCCTGCAAATGCAAACAACCTTATCATAGCTCAGGCTGCTGATGAGCTTCTCACAATAAAAGGAGTACAGGCTTCTTTTGTCCTGTTAAAAAGAGAAGAAGATGTGGCCATAAGTGGGCGCTCCCTTGGAGACATAAATGTGCAGGTTATCCTTGAAAAGCTTGGAGGAGGAGGTCATTTGACTGTGGCGGGAGCTCAGGTCAAAAAGCCAATAGAGGAAGTACTACAAGACTTAAAAAATGCCATTAAAGAATACTTTGAAGAGGAAGGTGAAGACAAATGA
- a CDS encoding YybS family protein yields MDARKLTNAAMMTAMAVVITLVGVYVPLLFLLFFLIPAPIAITCVRSSESYAVAASFAVFIVNVIFTDIITAFISLFFALQGFLIGYLILKKRKASEIVIDTSVVSVFSIIVIFYFIKIAFNINVIDQFFKIFDMSTKQVLSIYKGHPDISSIKSTLMALEQMVKMSLPASIIITVVSIILINYIVIAKVLKTQRVSIDTLPTFENWRMPYITGWIFIGALIYQYFLEKPEIITTNIIILLSLGFTLGGMSVVKYYLTHKLNVKPLLCNLILVFLFIFPLTSWLLTILGIADTSMNLRKYML; encoded by the coding sequence ATGGATGCCAGAAAACTTACAAATGCAGCAATGATGACTGCAATGGCTGTTGTAATAACGTTGGTAGGAGTATACGTTCCTCTGTTGTTTTTGCTGTTTTTTTTAATACCTGCTCCTATAGCCATAACTTGTGTAAGAAGTTCTGAATCCTATGCTGTAGCGGCGTCTTTCGCTGTGTTTATTGTAAATGTAATTTTTACAGATATAATTACTGCATTTATAAGCTTGTTTTTTGCGTTACAAGGTTTTCTAATAGGGTATTTGATATTGAAGAAGCGAAAAGCCAGTGAAATTGTCATAGATACCTCTGTTGTGTCAGTGTTTAGTATAATTGTAATATTTTACTTTATAAAAATAGCTTTTAACATAAATGTCATTGATCAATTTTTTAAAATCTTTGATATGAGCACAAAACAAGTATTATCCATTTATAAAGGGCATCCTGATATTTCTTCTATAAAAAGCACTCTTATGGCACTGGAACAGATGGTAAAGATGAGCCTTCCTGCCTCCATAATAATTACTGTAGTCTCTATCATCTTAATTAATTACATTGTCATAGCAAAAGTCCTTAAAACGCAAAGAGTTTCAATAGATACACTTCCTACTTTTGAAAATTGGAGAATGCCTTATATCACAGGTTGGATTTTCATCGGGGCATTAATATATCAGTATTTTTTAGAAAAACCAGAGATAATTACCACAAATATCATTATATTGCTTTCACTAGGTTTTACTTTAGGCGGGATGTCAGTTGTAAAGTATTATTTAACGCATAAATTAAATGTTAAACCTCTATTATGCAATCTTATACTTGTATTTTTGTTTATTTTTCCTCTTACCTCCTGGCTGCTTACCATATTAGGCATTGCGGATACAAGCATGAATTTAAGAAAATACATGCTTTAA
- a CDS encoding MazG-like family protein — MKNNFEIAKNIMSIENLKINLLGKVYSLFKAFNEDEAGEVLIDNLCDILISAYLLGEKLGYDFEEMDEQVIKKLKLQIIDKNFDGDYNFSGLERYIKGRKRE; from the coding sequence ATGAAAAATAACTTTGAAATTGCTAAAAATATCATGAGCATTGAGAATTTAAAAATAAACCTTTTAGGGAAAGTATATTCTCTCTTTAAAGCTTTTAACGAAGATGAAGCTGGAGAAGTATTGATAGATAATCTTTGCGATATTTTAATTTCTGCGTACTTATTAGGAGAGAAATTAGGTTATGACTTTGAAGAAATGGATGAGCAAGTAATTAAAAAACTCAAGCTTCAAATTATCGATAAAAACTTTGATGGAGACTATAATTTTTCTGGTCTAGAAAGATACATAAAGGGTAGAAAGCGGGAGTGA
- the rpsR gene encoding 30S ribosomal protein S18, which yields MTTANTTTKDSAAAKKRGRKAKKRVCAFCSDNIDKIDYKDVARLRKYITERGKILPRRITGNCARHQRQLTKAIKRARQIALLPYTVE from the coding sequence ATGACAACAGCTAATACGACAACGAAAGACAGTGCAGCTGCGAAAAAAAGAGGCAGAAAAGCAAAGAAGCGTGTTTGTGCTTTTTGTTCAGATAATATAGACAAAATTGATTACAAAGATGTAGCAAGGCTCCGCAAGTACATCACAGAAAGAGGAAAAATTCTGCCAAGAAGAATTACAGGAAACTGTGCAAGGCATCAAAGGCAGCTTACAAAAGCTATTAAAAGAGCAAGACAGATTGCACTACTACCATATACAGTAGAATAA
- a CDS encoding single-stranded DNA-binding protein yields the protein MLNKVILIGRLTKDPVMRYSANMVPVTTFTLAVNRNYVSQSGERPTDFIPIVTWRKLAEICANNLKKGRLIAVTGSIQTRSWDDNSGNRHWVTEVVADDVRFLEPKSGFGSSGNAEENRDFDEGFDSVFEDIPEEFEGFTPIESEDDLPF from the coding sequence ATGTTAAATAAGGTTATTTTAATAGGCCGGCTTACAAAAGACCCTGTAATGAGGTATAGTGCCAATATGGTTCCTGTTACTACTTTTACGTTAGCGGTTAACAGGAATTATGTCAGTCAGAGCGGGGAAAGGCCTACTGATTTTATACCCATCGTCACATGGAGAAAGCTTGCAGAGATCTGCGCTAATAACTTAAAAAAGGGTAGACTAATAGCAGTGACGGGAAGCATTCAAACCCGTTCATGGGATGATAATAGCGGCAATCGGCATTGGGTTACAGAAGTGGTAGCAGACGATGTGAGATTTTTAGAGCCGAAATCTGGTTTTGGCAGCAGTGGCAATGCTGAAGAAAATAGAGATTTTGATGAAGGCTTTGACAGTGTATTTGAAGATATACCGGAAGAGTTTGAGGGCTTTACACCTATAGAGAGTGAAGATGATTTACCTTTTTAA
- the rpsF gene encoding 30S ribosomal protein S6 yields the protein MRSYETMYILSPDLSEEERKGLIERFKNLIIENGGEITNFDEWGKRKLAYPIDKKPEGYYVLMNFNSDSKVSQELERVYKITDGVLRYLIIRTDE from the coding sequence ATGAGGTCATACGAGACAATGTACATTCTCTCTCCAGATTTAAGTGAAGAGGAAAGAAAAGGCTTAATAGAAAGATTTAAAAACCTCATCATTGAAAATGGTGGAGAAATAACCAATTTTGATGAATGGGGTAAGAGAAAATTAGCCTATCCAATTGACAAAAAGCCTGAGGGATATTATGTACTGATGAACTTTAACAGCGACTCAAAGGTTTCTCAGGAATTGGAGAGAGTTTATAAGATCACAGATGGCGTTTTGAGATATTTAATAATAAGAACTGACGAATGA
- a CDS encoding DUF951 domain-containing protein → MPKELHVGDIVKMKKKHPCGSDEWEILRVGMDIRIKCLKCGRMVLMPRPKFEKSIKKILKTVENPQGQ, encoded by the coding sequence TTGCCAAAAGAACTCCATGTAGGAGATATTGTAAAGATGAAAAAAAAGCATCCTTGTGGTTCTGATGAATGGGAAATTTTAAGAGTGGGTATGGATATTCGAATAAAATGTTTGAAATGTGGCAGAATGGTTTTGATGCCCAGGCCTAAATTTGAAAAAAGCATTAAAAAAATTTTAAAAACGGTTGAAAATCCCCAAGGACAATGA
- the mscS gene encoding small-conductance mechanosensitive channel MscS, with protein sequence METIAQLYQKFSSLYDIKILKVTFDIIKILVIAFIGIKIGDILISRFYKLQTKGKIQLPERKIGTLMSLTKNILRYVIYFIAAASILKIFNIEMTSILAVAGIGSLAIGFGAQNLVKDVISGFFIIFEDQFGVGDYITINNFSGLVEEVGLRTSKIRDFSGDLHIIPNGEIKTVTNHTRGSMRALVNVGIPYEEDIDRIINVLTQICEDIKKSRNDVIEGPTVLGITDFQDSQVLITIIAKTEPMKQWEVERDIRYRIKKVFDREKITFPYPHTDVTITNIDT encoded by the coding sequence ATGGAGACAATAGCTCAACTATACCAAAAATTTTCAAGTCTTTACGATATAAAAATATTAAAAGTAACTTTCGACATCATAAAAATTTTGGTTATAGCTTTTATAGGTATAAAAATAGGAGACATACTTATATCAAGGTTTTACAAATTACAGACAAAAGGAAAAATACAGCTTCCTGAAAGAAAGATAGGCACTTTAATGTCTCTTACCAAAAATATATTGAGATATGTCATTTATTTCATAGCAGCTGCTTCAATACTAAAAATTTTCAACATAGAAATGACATCAATATTGGCAGTTGCCGGAATTGGCAGTTTGGCTATAGGTTTTGGTGCTCAAAATCTAGTCAAAGACGTAATTTCGGGATTTTTCATAATATTTGAAGATCAGTTTGGAGTTGGGGATTATATAACGATAAATAATTTTTCGGGTCTTGTTGAAGAAGTAGGACTTAGAACAAGCAAAATAAGGGATTTTTCGGGCGATTTACATATAATACCAAATGGAGAAATAAAGACTGTAACAAACCATACACGAGGCAGTATGAGAGCGCTTGTAAATGTAGGTATTCCTTATGAGGAAGATATTGATAGAATAATAAATGTGCTCACACAAATTTGTGAAGATATAAAAAAATCCAGGAATGATGTGATAGAGGGCCCTACAGTCTTGGGAATTACGGATTTTCAGGACTCGCAAGTTTTAATAACGATTATTGCGAAAACAGAGCCTATGAAACAATGGGAAGTTGAAAGGGATATAAGATACAGGATAAAAAAAGTATTTGATAGAGAAAAGATTACATTTCCGTATCCGCATACAGATGTTACAATAACAAATATTGACACATAA